One genomic region from Xiphophorus couchianus chromosome 21, X_couchianus-1.0, whole genome shotgun sequence encodes:
- the lipib gene encoding lipase member H isoform X2, with amino-acid sequence MGTSLYVRLLLYTRSNPDCGREVAHHHLSSQPLLDLRRPTAFVIHGYRPTGAPPIWINRIVRLLAEQEDMNVIVVDWNRGAANLNYFTAVTYTREAALNLTGFIRTMQEEGASLSSIHLIGVSLGAHLAGFVGANLKGAIGRITGLDPAGPMFTSATPEERLDPSDAMFVDVLHTDMNSFGLQGAHGHIDFYANGGIDQPGCPKTIFSGKSYFVCDHQRSVFLFLCALNRTCRLTGYPCSSYSRFLDGQCLQCDAFKPASCPVLGYNVSQWRDALVKMGQTKVFFSTMAALPYQKLSYRVDMVTWNQYLRWGVVYIRLHSGRNFTEARIDHKLQRLEQYTSTRLLAQFDEDLQNVQKISVRINTGNIIGPRYKIRLLRIRFTPLERPDRAVMCRFDIIMEENMEVAFRPLPCDSRL; translated from the exons ATGGGAACCAGCCTATACGTCCGCCTGCTGCTCTACACGCGCTCCAACCCGGACTGCGGCCGCGAGGTCGCCCACCACCACCTGTCCTCCCAGCCGCTCCTGGACCTGCGGCGCCCCACCGCCTTCGTCATCCACGGCTACCGGCCCACCGGGGCGCCGCCCATCTGGATCAACCGCATCGTGCGCCTGCTGGCCGAGCAGGAGGACATGAACGTGATCGTGGTGGACTGGAACCGAGGAGCGGCCAACCTCAACTACTTCACCGCTGTGACCTACACCAGGGAGGCGGCGCTCAACCTGACGGGCTTCATCAGAACCATGCAG GAAGAAGGCGCCTCTCTGAGCTCCATCCATCTCATCGGCGTCAGCCTGGGCGCTCACCTGGCCGGATTTGTTGGAGCGAACCTGAAGGGAGCGATCGGCCGCATCACAG GTTTGGACCCAGCGGGGCCGATGTTCACCAGCGCCACCCCAGAGGAGCGGCTGGACCCGTCAGACGCCATGTTTGTGGACGTTCTGCACACCGACATGAACT CATTCGGGCTCCAAGGAGCTCACGGTCACATTGATTTCTACGCCAACGGTGGAATCGACCAACCAGGATGCCCCAAAACCATCTTCTCAG GTAAATCGTACTTTGTGTGCGACCACCAGCGCTCCGTGTTCCTGTTCCTGTGCGCCCTGAACCGGACCTGCCGGCTCACCGGGTACCCCTGCTCCTCCTACAGCCGCTTTCTGGACGGACAGTGTCTGCAGTGTGACGCCTTCAAGCCTGCTTCCTGTCCTGTACTgg GCTACAACGTCAGCCAGTGGAGAGACGCTCTGGTGAAGATGGGACAGACCAAAGTCTTCTTCAGCACCATGGCCGCCCTGCCCTACCAGA AGCTGAGCTACAGAGTGGATATGGTGACGTGGAACCAGTACCTGCGCTGGGGGGTCGTCTACATCCGTCTGCACAGCGGCAGGAACTTTACAGAGGCCCGGATAGACCA TAAGCTGCAGCGGCTGGAGCAGTACACCTCCACTCGGCTGCTGGCCCAGTTCGACGAGGATTTGCAGAACGTCCAGAAGATCTCCGTTAGGATCAACACCGGGAACATCATCGGCCCTCGCTACAAGATCCGGCTGCTGAGGATTCGCTTCACTCCACTGGAGCGACCcgacag GGCGGTCATGTGCCGCTTCGACATCATCATGGAGGAAAACATGGAGGTGGCGTTCAGACCTCTGCCCTGCGACTCTCGCCTCTGa
- the lipib gene encoding lipase member H isoform X1 — protein sequence MSLRRLLALLGLLILCKGESGTEEPCDNFTDLDLSHCFMGTSLYVRLLLYTRSNPDCGREVAHHHLSSQPLLDLRRPTAFVIHGYRPTGAPPIWINRIVRLLAEQEDMNVIVVDWNRGAANLNYFTAVTYTREAALNLTGFIRTMQEEGASLSSIHLIGVSLGAHLAGFVGANLKGAIGRITGLDPAGPMFTSATPEERLDPSDAMFVDVLHTDMNSFGLQGAHGHIDFYANGGIDQPGCPKTIFSGKSYFVCDHQRSVFLFLCALNRTCRLTGYPCSSYSRFLDGQCLQCDAFKPASCPVLGYNVSQWRDALVKMGQTKVFFSTMAALPYQKLSYRVDMVTWNQYLRWGVVYIRLHSGRNFTEARIDHKLQRLEQYTSTRLLAQFDEDLQNVQKISVRINTGNIIGPRYKIRLLRIRFTPLERPDRAVMCRFDIIMEENMEVAFRPLPCDSRL from the exons GTGAGTCCGGCACCGAGGAGCCCTGCGATAACTTCACCGACCTGGACCTGTCCCACTGCTTCATGGGAACCAGCCTATACGTCCGCCTGCTGCTCTACACGCGCTCCAACCCGGACTGCGGCCGCGAGGTCGCCCACCACCACCTGTCCTCCCAGCCGCTCCTGGACCTGCGGCGCCCCACCGCCTTCGTCATCCACGGCTACCGGCCCACCGGGGCGCCGCCCATCTGGATCAACCGCATCGTGCGCCTGCTGGCCGAGCAGGAGGACATGAACGTGATCGTGGTGGACTGGAACCGAGGAGCGGCCAACCTCAACTACTTCACCGCTGTGACCTACACCAGGGAGGCGGCGCTCAACCTGACGGGCTTCATCAGAACCATGCAG GAAGAAGGCGCCTCTCTGAGCTCCATCCATCTCATCGGCGTCAGCCTGGGCGCTCACCTGGCCGGATTTGTTGGAGCGAACCTGAAGGGAGCGATCGGCCGCATCACAG GTTTGGACCCAGCGGGGCCGATGTTCACCAGCGCCACCCCAGAGGAGCGGCTGGACCCGTCAGACGCCATGTTTGTGGACGTTCTGCACACCGACATGAACT CATTCGGGCTCCAAGGAGCTCACGGTCACATTGATTTCTACGCCAACGGTGGAATCGACCAACCAGGATGCCCCAAAACCATCTTCTCAG GTAAATCGTACTTTGTGTGCGACCACCAGCGCTCCGTGTTCCTGTTCCTGTGCGCCCTGAACCGGACCTGCCGGCTCACCGGGTACCCCTGCTCCTCCTACAGCCGCTTTCTGGACGGACAGTGTCTGCAGTGTGACGCCTTCAAGCCTGCTTCCTGTCCTGTACTgg GCTACAACGTCAGCCAGTGGAGAGACGCTCTGGTGAAGATGGGACAGACCAAAGTCTTCTTCAGCACCATGGCCGCCCTGCCCTACCAGA AGCTGAGCTACAGAGTGGATATGGTGACGTGGAACCAGTACCTGCGCTGGGGGGTCGTCTACATCCGTCTGCACAGCGGCAGGAACTTTACAGAGGCCCGGATAGACCA TAAGCTGCAGCGGCTGGAGCAGTACACCTCCACTCGGCTGCTGGCCCAGTTCGACGAGGATTTGCAGAACGTCCAGAAGATCTCCGTTAGGATCAACACCGGGAACATCATCGGCCCTCGCTACAAGATCCGGCTGCTGAGGATTCGCTTCACTCCACTGGAGCGACCcgacag GGCGGTCATGTGCCGCTTCGACATCATCATGGAGGAAAACATGGAGGTGGCGTTCAGACCTCTGCCCTGCGACTCTCGCCTCTGa